A genomic stretch from Bradyrhizobium quebecense includes:
- a CDS encoding NAD(P)H-dependent oxidoreductase: MKVLIVFAHQEAQSFNAALLARSVAELTALGHTVRISDLYAMRFNPVATAEDFGERRFPDRLQYDREQKYNLQQESLSGDIVAEIEKLLWCDLLILQFPLWWFSVPAIMKGWIDRVFVNGAVYGAGRRYDTGGLAGRRAMVVTSTAAYPGMCAPDGLIGALDVVLWPIQNGTLAYAGCKVLPPFVSYSVNFVDEATRRRYLDGYAERLRQLETTEPLFFHPLADFGEDWRLKPGIAAQTVGQGKAAAT, translated from the coding sequence ATGAAGGTCCTGATCGTCTTTGCCCATCAGGAGGCGCAATCCTTCAACGCTGCGCTGCTGGCGCGGTCGGTGGCGGAACTGACCGCGCTCGGGCATACGGTCAGGATCTCCGATCTTTACGCCATGCGCTTCAACCCGGTGGCGACCGCCGAAGACTTCGGCGAGCGGCGGTTCCCCGACCGGCTGCAATATGATCGCGAGCAGAAATACAATCTGCAACAGGAGTCGCTCAGCGGCGACATCGTCGCTGAGATCGAGAAGCTATTGTGGTGCGACCTCTTGATCCTGCAGTTTCCGCTGTGGTGGTTCTCCGTTCCCGCGATCATGAAGGGCTGGATCGACCGCGTGTTTGTCAACGGCGCGGTCTATGGCGCCGGCCGCCGTTACGACACCGGCGGCCTCGCCGGCCGACGTGCCATGGTCGTGACCTCGACCGCCGCCTATCCCGGGATGTGCGCGCCCGACGGGCTGATCGGCGCACTCGATGTGGTGCTGTGGCCGATCCAGAACGGCACCCTGGCCTATGCCGGCTGCAAGGTACTGCCGCCCTTCGTGTCGTATTCGGTGAACTTCGTCGACGAGGCGACGCGGCGCCGCTATCTCGACGGCTACGCCGAGCGGCTGCGGCAGCTCGAGACCACCGAGCCGCTGTTCTTCCATCCGCTCGCAGATTTCGGCGAGGACTGGCGGCTGAAGCCAGGGATCGCGGCACAGACGGTCGGCCAGGGTAAGGCGGCGGCGACTTAA
- a CDS encoding ABC transporter substrate-binding protein has translation MIRHLAAASLLLSTACLGIGPVAAADPGITDTEILIGDVEPLTGPPALLGVAASIGHKIAIAEANAAGGINGRKIKYVLEDDGYVTARTIQGVKKVIDVDKVFAMIGISGSGQSIAVMPVLEKSGIPTVIDVAPVKFLWEPPRKNVFVVGQSYEEGIIHLVNFLADKNPGKKWGLITQDDDYGITVRDGFDTVVKAKKLNVVYSGNYKKGQQDFSSDMLQLKDSGAEVFLAGGIIGENIAMMKELEKLSIKPVTGIFWPGRIEPVLKLMGPAGDGIYAVDYVEPFAGAAGKAFLEKAKPLVSEAEFKGINRYTMTGYAAAKVLIAAIERCGKQPTWACTIAELEKTKNVETGVMAPIGFGPGVRFSNQKLQIMQADTATLSFKPVN, from the coding sequence ATGATCAGACATCTGGCGGCGGCTTCGCTGCTGCTTTCCACGGCCTGCCTTGGCATCGGTCCCGTTGCCGCCGCCGACCCCGGCATCACCGACACCGAGATCCTGATCGGCGACGTCGAACCCCTGACCGGCCCGCCGGCGCTGCTCGGCGTCGCGGCCTCGATCGGCCACAAGATCGCAATCGCCGAGGCCAATGCCGCCGGCGGCATCAACGGCCGCAAGATCAAATACGTGCTGGAGGACGACGGTTATGTCACCGCGCGAACCATCCAGGGCGTCAAGAAGGTGATCGACGTCGACAAAGTGTTCGCGATGATCGGCATCTCCGGCTCGGGCCAGTCGATCGCTGTGATGCCGGTGCTGGAGAAATCCGGCATCCCGACCGTGATCGACGTCGCGCCGGTGAAATTCCTGTGGGAGCCGCCGCGCAAGAACGTGTTCGTGGTCGGCCAATCCTACGAGGAAGGCATCATCCACCTCGTCAATTTCCTCGCCGACAAGAATCCCGGCAAGAAATGGGGCCTGATCACCCAGGACGACGATTACGGCATCACCGTGCGCGACGGCTTCGATACCGTCGTCAAGGCCAAGAAGCTGAACGTCGTCTACAGCGGCAACTACAAGAAGGGCCAGCAGGACTTCTCGTCCGACATGCTGCAGCTGAAGGATTCCGGCGCCGAGGTGTTCCTGGCCGGCGGCATCATCGGCGAGAACATCGCGATGATGAAGGAGCTCGAGAAGCTCAGCATCAAGCCGGTGACCGGCATTTTCTGGCCCGGCCGCATCGAACCGGTGCTGAAGCTGATGGGCCCGGCCGGCGACGGCATCTATGCGGTCGACTATGTCGAACCGTTCGCGGGCGCAGCCGGCAAGGCATTTCTGGAGAAGGCCAAACCGCTGGTGTCGGAGGCCGAGTTCAAGGGCATCAACCGCTACACCATGACTGGCTATGCCGCCGCGAAGGTCCTGATCGCAGCGATCGAGCGCTGCGGCAAGCAACCGACGTGGGCTTGCACCATCGCGGAGCTGGAGAAGACCAAAAATGTCGAGACGGGCGTGATGGCGCCGATCGGCTTCGGCCCCGGCGTCCGCTTCTCCAACCAGAAGCTGCAGATCATGCAGGCCGATACGGCGACGCTCAGCTTCAAGCCGGTGAACTAG
- a CDS encoding branched-chain amino acid ABC transporter permease, whose translation MQYLIQLLISGLAIGAIYGLIAMGFAVIYKSTGLVNFAQGEMTMITAYIAWTISTTVSGNVFVVAAGAILAAILLGLIIERLVMRPMLGEPVFATVMVTIGLAVILRSAINFIWDAYPHGLDVGMGRGIVHLGGIGVRTGQIAVIVTLLLLLAAIWAFFRYSKVGVAMRAVAADDRTALLMGISATKVHALAWAASSVIAGIGGVFFALSYDLSPAMFQLGLKAFPATILGGLDAVLGSGLGGLLIGITENLAGGYLGSGMKEVAGFAMIIVVLMIRPFGIFGERDIERV comes from the coding sequence ATGCAGTATCTCATCCAGCTCCTGATCTCCGGGCTGGCGATCGGCGCGATCTACGGCCTGATCGCGATGGGCTTTGCCGTGATCTACAAATCTACCGGGCTGGTCAATTTCGCGCAGGGCGAGATGACCATGATCACCGCCTATATCGCCTGGACGATCTCGACCACGGTCAGCGGCAATGTGTTCGTCGTCGCGGCGGGCGCGATCTTGGCCGCAATCCTGCTCGGCCTCATCATCGAGCGCCTGGTGATGCGGCCGATGCTGGGCGAGCCGGTGTTCGCCACCGTGATGGTCACGATCGGGCTCGCGGTGATCCTGCGCTCGGCCATCAACTTCATCTGGGACGCCTATCCGCACGGCCTCGATGTCGGCATGGGCCGCGGCATCGTGCATCTCGGCGGCATCGGCGTGCGCACCGGGCAAATCGCCGTCATCGTCACGCTGCTTTTGCTGCTCGCTGCGATCTGGGCGTTCTTTCGCTACAGCAAGGTCGGCGTCGCGATGCGCGCGGTCGCGGCCGACGATCGCACCGCGCTCTTGATGGGCATCAGCGCCACGAAGGTCCATGCGCTGGCCTGGGCCGCGTCGTCGGTGATCGCCGGCATCGGCGGCGTGTTCTTCGCGCTGTCCTACGACCTGTCGCCGGCGATGTTCCAGCTCGGCCTGAAGGCGTTTCCGGCCACGATCCTGGGCGGGCTCGACGCCGTGCTCGGCTCCGGCCTCGGCGGCCTCCTGATCGGCATCACCGAAAACCTCGCCGGCGGCTATCTCGGCTCCGGCATGAAGGAGGTGGCGGGCTTTGCCATGATCATCGTCGTGCTGATGATCCGCCCGTTCGGCATCTTCGGCGAACGCGACATCGAGAGGGTCTGA
- a CDS encoding AMP-dependent synthetase/ligase: MSTMDSLRTTHPPLQASAAHSAPAAGTDALQATLADAAITIPQLLRQRAVMHGDALALREKDYGIWNPYSWRYYYETARAVALGLLALGIRPGDRVAIAGENTPEWFYADLGAQMIGAVAVGIYPTNPWVELQYIVKHSGARVVITGDQEQTDKVLDAMASNGGLPDLEAIVCIDMKGLRHYRQSELMSFAALCERGKAYADANPEANATLDRLISQGAPDDVCILVYTSGTTGPPKGAMLTHRNLVYAAYAYAKTVGIADKRFEAVSYLPLCHVAERCYGTVTHLVLGGTVSFAESIDTVAINIREIAPTFFVGVPRIYEKLQQGFLFRLGESGRLRQGFTKACLGWGRTLSDRRQTGKEGWLDHAAYGLLYLLMFRNLQRHLGFAYSRHRLCAGASISPETLRFFDIIGRPVSQGYGLTESGGVAFIQTESHHRIGGCGVPLPQTEWKLDSDGEILLRNPGVFKGYFLDEKASTASLEQGGWLRTGDIIDVLDNGEIAVVDRKKAIIITAGGKNIAPSEIENALKDSEFIKEAIVVGEAKKYLGAIVQVDYDNVGRWARDRALAYTNYKSLSQLPEVHELVERIVNETNKRFARVENIRRFAILEKELDHDDGELTATQKVRRAMIEKKFARELAIIYQSEG, encoded by the coding sequence ATGTCGACGATGGACAGCCTGCGCACCACGCATCCGCCGCTGCAAGCCAGCGCCGCGCACAGCGCGCCTGCGGCAGGCACCGACGCGCTGCAGGCGACGCTTGCGGATGCCGCCATCACCATCCCGCAATTGCTGCGGCAGCGCGCCGTCATGCATGGCGACGCATTGGCGCTGCGGGAGAAGGACTACGGCATCTGGAATCCCTATTCTTGGCGGTACTATTACGAGACCGCGCGCGCGGTCGCGCTCGGCCTGCTCGCGCTCGGGATCAGGCCCGGCGACCGCGTTGCCATCGCCGGCGAAAACACGCCGGAATGGTTTTACGCCGATCTTGGCGCCCAGATGATCGGCGCGGTCGCGGTCGGCATCTATCCGACCAATCCCTGGGTCGAGCTGCAATATATCGTCAAGCATTCCGGCGCCCGGGTCGTCATCACCGGCGATCAGGAGCAGACCGACAAAGTGCTCGACGCAATGGCCAGCAATGGCGGCCTGCCGGATCTGGAGGCCATCGTCTGCATCGACATGAAGGGCCTGCGGCACTACCGCCAGTCCGAGCTGATGTCGTTCGCAGCGCTTTGCGAACGCGGCAAGGCCTACGCCGACGCGAACCCGGAGGCTAACGCCACCCTCGACCGCCTGATCAGCCAGGGCGCACCCGACGATGTCTGTATCCTCGTCTACACCTCGGGCACAACGGGCCCGCCCAAGGGCGCGATGCTGACCCACCGCAATCTCGTCTACGCCGCCTATGCCTACGCCAAGACCGTCGGCATTGCCGACAAGCGGTTCGAGGCGGTGAGCTATCTGCCGCTGTGCCACGTCGCCGAGCGCTGCTACGGCACGGTGACGCATTTGGTGCTCGGCGGCACCGTGTCCTTTGCAGAATCGATCGACACCGTCGCGATCAACATCCGCGAGATTGCACCAACTTTCTTCGTCGGTGTGCCGCGCATCTACGAAAAGCTGCAGCAAGGCTTCCTGTTCAGGCTCGGCGAGAGCGGCCGGCTGCGGCAGGGCTTCACCAAGGCCTGCCTCGGCTGGGGCCGCACGCTGTCCGACCGCCGGCAGACCGGCAAGGAAGGCTGGCTCGATCACGCCGCCTACGGGCTGCTTTACCTCCTGATGTTCCGCAATTTGCAGCGTCATCTCGGCTTCGCTTACAGCCGGCACCGGCTCTGCGCCGGCGCATCGATCTCGCCGGAGACGCTGCGCTTCTTCGACATCATCGGCCGTCCGGTTTCGCAGGGCTATGGGCTGACCGAAAGCGGCGGCGTCGCCTTCATCCAGACCGAAAGCCATCACCGGATCGGCGGCTGCGGCGTGCCGTTGCCGCAGACCGAATGGAAACTCGATAGCGACGGCGAGATCCTGCTGCGCAACCCCGGCGTCTTCAAGGGCTACTTCCTCGACGAGAAGGCCTCCACCGCTTCGCTCGAACAAGGCGGCTGGCTGCGCACCGGTGACATCATCGACGTGCTCGACAATGGCGAGATCGCCGTGGTCGACCGCAAGAAGGCGATCATCATCACCGCCGGCGGCAAGAACATCGCCCCGTCGGAAATCGAGAACGCGCTGAAGGATTCCGAATTCATCAAGGAAGCGATCGTGGTCGGCGAGGCCAAAAAATACCTCGGCGCGATTGTCCAGGTCGATTACGACAATGTCGGGCGCTGGGCGCGCGATCGGGCGCTGGCCTACACCAACTACAAGTCGCTGTCGCAGCTGCCTGAAGTGCACGAGCTGGTCGAGCGGATCGTCAACGAGACCAACAAGCGCTTCGCCCGGGTCGAGAACATCCGCCGCTTCGCGATCCTCGAGAAAGAGCTCGACCACGACGATGGCGAGCTCACCGCCACGCAGAAGGTGCGCCGCGCCATGATCGAGAAGAAGTTCGCGCGCGAGCTCGCCATCATCTACCAGTCGGAGGGCTGA
- a CDS encoding ABC transporter ATP-binding protein: protein MTALLAIDNLSKRFGGLQAVADVSLEVAAGDICSVTGPNGAGKTTLFNMISGVLRPSGGRITFDGIDLSTISPWKFAAVGIGRTFQNLALFKHGTVVENILTGRHTHLRSTVLDAVVFFGRTRKEEIAARQRVEHIIEFLEIEHIRDAVVGTLSYGQQKRVELARALACEPKLLLLDEMVSGMNQEETEDIARFVLDIRDDLGITVVMIEHEMRIVMDISDRIHVLNFGRKIAEGTPDEVRRDPAVAEAYLGGQRAEAMKAGA from the coding sequence GTGACGGCGCTGCTTGCGATCGATAACCTCTCAAAACGCTTCGGTGGCCTGCAGGCGGTCGCCGATGTCAGCCTTGAAGTCGCGGCGGGCGATATCTGCAGCGTGACTGGCCCGAACGGCGCCGGCAAGACCACGCTGTTCAACATGATCTCGGGCGTGCTGCGGCCGAGCGGCGGCCGGATCACCTTCGACGGCATCGACCTTTCGACCATTTCGCCGTGGAAGTTCGCCGCTGTCGGCATCGGCCGCACTTTCCAGAATCTGGCGCTGTTCAAGCACGGCACCGTGGTCGAGAACATCCTGACCGGCCGCCACACCCATCTGCGCTCGACCGTACTCGATGCCGTTGTGTTCTTCGGCCGCACCCGTAAGGAAGAAATCGCGGCCCGCCAGCGCGTCGAGCACATCATCGAGTTCCTCGAGATCGAGCATATCAGGGACGCCGTGGTCGGCACGCTGTCCTACGGCCAGCAGAAGCGCGTCGAGCTCGCGCGCGCTCTTGCCTGCGAGCCGAAACTGCTGCTGCTCGACGAGATGGTTTCGGGCATGAATCAGGAGGAGACCGAGGACATCGCGCGCTTCGTGCTCGACATCCGCGACGACCTCGGCATCACCGTCGTCATGATCGAGCACGAGATGCGCATCGTGATGGACATCTCCGACCGTATCCATGTGCTGAATTTCGGCCGTAAGATCGCCGAAGGCACGCCCGACGAGGTCAGGCGCGATCCGGCCGTCGCGGAGGCCTATCTCGGCGGCCAGCGCGCCGAAGCGATGAAGGCAGGCGCGTGA
- a CDS encoding ABC transporter ATP-binding protein, with the protein MPTTIPHPTPPVAPQAAPARECLLEFRNIRIVYDNAIEAIRDVSIAVPEGNIVALLGSNGAGKSTLLKAMSGILYTEEGAIENGSIRFRNDEVHHLAPDELVRRGIVQVPEGRRVFAALTIDENLQMGGYTRTGAEARERRDKVFALFPRLYERRDQIAGYMSGGEQQMLAIGRALMTDPALLALDEPSLGLAPLIIDRIYEVIVRLRDELKMTVLLVEQNAQRALDIADYGYILETGRVVLDGTAAKLTANEDVREFYLGVSSAGRKSLRDVKHYKRRKRWLS; encoded by the coding sequence ATGCCGACGACCATTCCGCATCCGACGCCGCCGGTAGCGCCCCAGGCCGCGCCGGCGCGGGAGTGCCTGCTCGAATTCCGCAACATCCGCATCGTCTACGACAACGCCATCGAGGCGATCCGCGATGTCTCGATCGCGGTGCCCGAAGGCAACATCGTCGCCCTGCTCGGCTCCAACGGCGCCGGCAAGTCGACACTGCTGAAGGCGATGTCCGGCATCCTCTATACCGAGGAAGGCGCGATCGAGAACGGCAGCATCCGCTTCCGCAATGACGAGGTGCATCACCTCGCGCCGGACGAGCTGGTGCGCCGCGGCATCGTGCAGGTGCCGGAGGGCCGCCGGGTGTTCGCGGCGCTGACCATCGACGAGAATTTGCAAATGGGCGGCTACACCAGGACCGGCGCCGAGGCGCGCGAGCGCCGCGACAAGGTGTTTGCGCTGTTTCCGCGACTCTATGAGCGGCGCGACCAGATCGCCGGCTACATGTCCGGCGGCGAGCAGCAAATGCTCGCGATCGGCCGCGCGCTGATGACCGATCCGGCGCTGCTGGCGCTCGATGAGCCGTCGCTCGGCCTCGCGCCTCTGATCATCGACCGCATCTATGAGGTGATCGTCCGCCTGCGCGACGAGCTGAAGATGACCGTGCTGCTGGTGGAGCAGAACGCGCAGCGCGCGCTCGATATCGCCGATTACGGCTACATCCTGGAGACCGGCCGCGTCGTGCTCGACGGCACGGCCGCGAAGCTCACCGCCAACGAGGACGTTCGGGAATTCTACCTCGGCGTCTCCTCCGCGGGCCGCAAGAGCCTGCGCGACGTCAAGCATTACAAGCGCCGCAAGCGGTGGCTGTCGTGA
- a CDS encoding phytoene desaturase family protein, translating into MDAHKVDAVVIGAGAGGLCAAARLAHGGLHTLVVDDKDRLGGRASTEEIDGFKVNIGAIAIEFGGVFEETFHTVGAPLDIRAPEPASSFFIDGKVIDVGRGGWSLLLGQLTKQASRILEKFADARSGNLPDGRQSTEDWLKGYTSNSTVHALFRNLCAAIFACNAAELPARAFLTYFTSKGAFKKFGFCPQGTIGVWNSLGGAIKRNGDIWLGTPATTIHTANGRVEGVTVLRNGERVRIDTDLVISNAGPKATVALAGSEVFPADYIAKVKNDLRPAANIVINVASREPLINHPGIVTFGKTRRLCNMANLSATCPELALPGWHLYVAYAVPVPALGDFDADAEVALALEDLREQFANFDQAKILSIRVMRDDWPAQRSCAGYDLPRETGIEGLWCVGDAVKQYGNGGTQACAETAKIVTDAIFAARPRRSAGRV; encoded by the coding sequence GTGGATGCTCATAAGGTCGATGCTGTCGTGATCGGAGCCGGCGCCGGCGGGCTGTGCGCCGCGGCGCGTCTCGCCCATGGCGGGCTTCATACCCTCGTCGTCGACGACAAGGACCGGCTCGGGGGGCGCGCCTCGACCGAGGAGATCGACGGCTTCAAGGTCAATATCGGCGCAATCGCGATCGAGTTCGGCGGCGTGTTCGAGGAGACCTTCCACACCGTCGGTGCGCCGCTCGATATCCGCGCGCCGGAGCCTGCGAGCTCATTCTTCATCGACGGCAAGGTGATCGATGTCGGCCGCGGCGGCTGGTCGCTGCTGCTCGGGCAACTGACCAAGCAGGCCTCGCGGATCCTGGAGAAATTCGCCGACGCCCGCTCCGGCAACCTGCCCGACGGGCGGCAATCGACCGAGGACTGGCTGAAGGGCTACACCAGCAACTCGACAGTGCACGCGCTGTTCCGCAACCTCTGCGCGGCGATCTTTGCCTGCAACGCCGCCGAGCTGCCGGCCCGCGCCTTCCTCACCTATTTCACCAGCAAGGGCGCTTTCAAGAAGTTCGGCTTCTGCCCGCAAGGCACGATCGGCGTCTGGAACAGCCTCGGCGGCGCGATCAAGCGCAATGGCGACATCTGGCTCGGCACGCCGGCGACCACGATCCACACCGCCAACGGCCGCGTCGAAGGCGTTACCGTTCTCAGGAATGGCGAGCGGGTGCGGATCGACACCGATCTCGTCATCAGCAACGCGGGACCGAAGGCCACTGTCGCGCTTGCCGGCAGCGAGGTCTTTCCAGCGGATTACATCGCCAAGGTGAAGAACGACCTTCGCCCGGCCGCCAATATCGTGATCAATGTCGCGAGCCGCGAGCCGCTGATCAACCATCCCGGCATCGTCACCTTCGGCAAGACGCGCCGGCTCTGCAACATGGCGAACCTCTCCGCCACCTGCCCGGAACTCGCTCTGCCGGGCTGGCATCTTTACGTCGCCTACGCCGTGCCGGTGCCGGCGCTCGGCGATTTCGACGCGGATGCCGAGGTCGCGCTCGCGCTCGAGGACCTCCGCGAGCAGTTCGCCAATTTCGATCAGGCGAAAATCCTCTCGATCCGGGTGATGCGCGACGACTGGCCGGCGCAACGCAGCTGCGCTGGTTACGATCTGCCGCGCGAGACCGGCATCGAAGGCCTGTGGTGCGTTGGCGACGCGGTGAAGCAGTATGGCAATGGCGGCACCCAGGCTTGCGCCGAGACCGCCAAGATCGTGACCGATGCGATCTTCGCCGCGCGACCGCGCCGGTCGGCCGGCCGGGTCTAA
- a CDS encoding TetR/AcrR family transcriptional regulator — MARTRSENYDEIQRGILTTACGLFARQGYMRASIADLADACKLSRGALYHYFDSKEAILFAILDAHIREMIADVEVAMAGKAATLEQFRAAIQAIVALNARSSDEQRVILNDLSFLGETEQDAIKALERQLVDTVSELLVKLDKEGKIVRRTKKIYSMMLFGILNFSHTWYDPKGGVDPSEFADMVVDLFLYGFTMPVPVKDAARPLRQRA; from the coding sequence ATGGCGCGGACGCGCTCAGAAAACTACGACGAGATCCAGCGGGGCATTCTCACCACCGCCTGCGGCCTGTTCGCGCGCCAGGGCTACATGCGTGCCTCGATCGCGGACCTCGCGGACGCCTGCAAGCTGTCGCGCGGCGCGCTGTATCATTATTTCGACTCCAAGGAAGCGATCCTGTTCGCGATCCTCGATGCGCATATCCGCGAGATGATCGCGGACGTGGAGGTCGCGATGGCCGGCAAGGCGGCAACGCTGGAGCAGTTCCGTGCCGCGATCCAGGCCATCGTCGCACTGAATGCGCGCTCGAGCGACGAGCAGCGCGTCATCCTCAACGACCTCTCGTTCCTCGGTGAGACCGAGCAGGATGCGATCAAGGCGCTGGAGCGCCAGCTCGTCGACACGGTCTCGGAGCTTCTGGTCAAGCTCGACAAGGAAGGCAAGATCGTCAGGCGGACCAAGAAGATCTACAGCATGATGCTGTTCGGCATCCTGAACTTCAGCCACACCTGGTACGACCCGAAGGGTGGCGTCGACCCCAGCGAGTTCGCCGACATGGTGGTGGACCTGTTCCTGTACGGCTTCACCATGCCGGTGCCGGTCAAGGACGCCGCGCGGCCGCTACGCCAGCGCGCGTAG
- a CDS encoding DUF417 family protein, whose amino-acid sequence MNLSFNIAEQGEGSYRLLTILRWVMVVIFVSFGMQKFTLQSAQGIVQFISNSPFVSWLSVFGLRGEAYVLGVTEFGIAVLLAAGAFSPILSAIGALMGVITFAVTWSFFFTTPGVVKWSLSTDPMAWNLAGEFLFKDIVLLCVCLVLLLASLPRSIVRLRSG is encoded by the coding sequence ATGAATCTGTCGTTCAACATCGCCGAACAAGGCGAGGGGTCTTATCGTCTGCTCACGATCCTGCGCTGGGTCATGGTGGTGATCTTCGTGTCGTTCGGCATGCAGAAGTTCACGCTGCAATCGGCGCAAGGCATCGTGCAATTCATCAGCAACAGCCCGTTTGTCTCGTGGCTGTCGGTGTTCGGCCTTCGCGGCGAGGCCTATGTGCTCGGCGTCACCGAGTTCGGCATCGCCGTGCTGCTTGCCGCCGGCGCGTTCAGCCCGATCCTGTCCGCGATCGGCGCATTGATGGGCGTGATCACCTTTGCGGTGACCTGGTCGTTCTTCTTTACGACACCCGGGGTGGTGAAATGGAGCCTGTCGACCGACCCGATGGCCTGGAACCTGGCCGGCGAGTTCCTGTTCAAGGACATCGTGCTGCTCTGCGTCTGCCTCGTGCTGCTGCTGGCGTCGTTGCCGCGGTCGATCGTCCGGTTGCGAAGCGGATAG
- a CDS encoding serine hydrolase, which produces MRQWLFVRIAAVLLAVAASVLTAARADSDMDAQIRDIVTTELAPTATAADPGGLAAAVYAGGRVAFFNYGFADAAAKRPVTSDTLFNLASLRKLFEATLVALGTERGELRLDDPVGKYLPELHGDYISRVTVGELVDHTSGLLLPTDHPPWPNEAFSRDQFIAMLNAWTPQKGEQPGKQRIYSHAGYVLLQLVLEQRYRMPITTLIESRILRPLGMTSTFVPDRGEDNRAAMAPEIMQRMVQGYSHDGTAIGPPGNQQSYYDFSGTGQMFSSARDLGMLLRACLDGAVIDPELRAALQMTMRESFRVDATFGQAMAWEHVRLDGVTVIDKPGGLNNASAYIGLVPARRFGIVLLANRGDYPHEIARYRILPALARL; this is translated from the coding sequence ATGAGACAATGGCTCTTCGTCCGGATCGCGGCCGTCCTGCTTGCCGTTGCCGCTAGCGTGCTGACGGCAGCGCGGGCTGATTCCGACATGGATGCGCAGATCAGGGACATCGTCACGACGGAACTGGCGCCAACCGCGACCGCGGCCGATCCGGGCGGCCTTGCCGCGGCGGTCTATGCCGGCGGTCGGGTCGCCTTCTTCAACTACGGCTTCGCCGACGCTGCCGCAAAGCGGCCGGTCACCTCGGACACGCTGTTCAATCTCGCCTCGTTGCGCAAGCTGTTCGAGGCGACACTGGTTGCCCTCGGCACCGAGCGCGGCGAATTGCGGCTGGACGATCCCGTCGGCAAGTATCTGCCGGAGTTGCACGGCGACTATATCAGCCGCGTCACGGTCGGCGAGCTTGTCGACCATACATCGGGGCTGCTGCTGCCAACCGATCATCCGCCCTGGCCGAACGAGGCCTTCAGCCGCGATCAGTTCATCGCGATGCTCAATGCCTGGACGCCCCAGAAAGGAGAGCAGCCGGGCAAGCAGCGCATCTACAGCCACGCCGGCTATGTCCTGCTGCAACTGGTGCTGGAGCAGCGCTATCGCATGCCGATCACGACGTTGATCGAGAGCCGTATCCTCAGGCCGCTCGGCATGACCTCGACCTTCGTTCCGGATCGTGGCGAGGACAATCGCGCGGCGATGGCGCCGGAGATCATGCAGCGCATGGTCCAGGGCTACTCCCATGACGGAACGGCGATCGGTCCACCCGGCAATCAGCAGAGCTATTACGATTTTTCCGGCACCGGCCAGATGTTCTCGTCGGCGCGCGATCTCGGCATGCTGCTGCGCGCCTGTCTCGACGGCGCGGTGATCGATCCCGAATTGCGCGCGGCATTGCAGATGACCATGCGCGAGAGTTTTCGTGTCGATGCGACGTTCGGGCAGGCGATGGCGTGGGAGCATGTGCGGCTGGACGGTGTCACCGTCATCGACAAACCCGGCGGTCTCAACAATGCCTCGGCCTATATCGGCCTGGTGCCGGCGCGCCGGTTCGGCATCGTGCTGCTCGCCAATCGCGGCGACTATCCGCACGAGATCGCGCGCTACAGGATCCTGCCGGCACTCGCGCGACTTTGA